In Vitis vinifera cultivar Pinot Noir 40024 chromosome 11, ASM3070453v1, a genomic segment contains:
- the LOC100854497 gene encoding protein ANTAGONIST OF LIKE HETEROCHROMATIN PROTEIN 1, whose protein sequence is MFGGGGGGGGGGGGGGGGGGGSGNAVINISSGKRKTMEPQQGEYRNRNHLTQLLSTLSSTTSSAYSFLLQNDVVLLPSQTLTLESQISSVSLSLSTLLSLLPNPKSLQPIFVAPPPPPPPPTPQPPQQCWFQRFLSDASADYDSRWVDAFHMSKPSFTLLLRLLSPSLQASIPSLPPNYTLAAALFRLAHGASYRSVGRRFGLDSAGACRAFYVVCKVVNDKLGHMFEFRSDIGRIVVGFGWISLPNCCGVLGFGKFGVDGELLGKDGALMVQALVDSEGRFLDVSAGWSSKLKPDTILHQSALFSGVDESRELLNGPPFELTDGNLIPQYILGDSCLPLLPWLLTPYVRSSEEDSLSSSEQAFNFVHSRGMGLVSTAFCRVRARWQLLAKLWKEECIEFFPFVIVTGCLLHNFLIKCSEPLPDENAGRSKEGELPIYQGKMNESGQRIRDALASHLSRVSLR, encoded by the coding sequence ATGTTCGGCGGCGGcggtggaggaggaggaggaggaggagggggaggaggaggtggtggtggtagtGGGAATGCTGTAATCAACATTTCTTCCGGCAAACGCAAGACCATGGAGCCCCAACAAGGAGAGTATCGCAACCGCAACCACCTCACCCAACTCCTCTCCACGCTTTCCTCCACCACCTCCTCGGCTTACTCCTTCCTcctccaaaacgacgtcgtccTCCTCCCTTCCCAAACCCTAACCTTAGAATCCCAAATCTCCTCcgtctccctctccctctccacCCTCCTCTCTCTCCTCCCCAACCCCAAATCCCTCCAACCCATTTTCGTTGCTCCTCCTCCGCCTCCGCCACCTCCAACCCCACAGCCGCCGCAGCAGTGCTGGTTCCAGCGCTTCCTCTCCGACGCCTCCGCTGACTACGATTCCCGATGGGTCGACGCCTTTCACATGTCCAAGCCATCCTTCACTCTCCTGCTCAGACTCCTCTCTCCATCTCTACAAGCCTCCATTCCCTCCCTTCCCCCGAATTACACCCTCGCCGCCGCACTCTTCCGCCTGGCCCATGGTGCCTCCTACCGGTCCGTCGGGCGGCGGTTTGGGCTTGACTCTGCCGGAGCTTGTCGTGCTTTTTATGTTGTATGTAAGGTTGTTAATGATAAATTAGGGCATATGTTCGAGTTTCGGTCAGATATAGGGAGGATTGTGGTGGGTTTTGGATGGATATCACTTCCGAATTGTTGTGGGGTTTTGGGATTCGGCAAATTTGGGGTTGATGGCGAATTGTTGGGGAAAGATGGGGCTTTGATGGTACAAGCATTGGTGGATTCAGAAGGGAGGTTCTTGGATGTCTCAGCTGGATGGTCAAGTAAGCTCAAACCCGATACGATTTTGCACCAATCCGCATTGTTTAGCGGTGTCGATGAGTCGAGGGAGTTGCTGAATGGACCACCTTTCGAACTCACTGATGGCAATTTAATACCTCAGTACATATTGGGTGACTCCTGCCTTCCCCTTTTGCCCTGGCTCTTAACACCCTATGTTCGATCAAGTGAGGAAGATAGTCTTAGTTCTTCCGAGCAGGCATTCAATTTCGTGCATAGTCGAGGCATGGGATTGGTCAGTACTGCATTTTGTAGAGTTCGGGCACGGTGGCAGCTTCTGGCGAAGCTATGGAAAGAGGAGTGCATAGAATTCTTTCCTTTTGTAATTGTCACTGGGTGTTTGCTGCACAATTTTTTAATCAAGTGTAGTGAGCCATTGCCAGATGAAAATGCTGGGAGATCCAAGGAGGGAGAGCTTCCTATTTACCAAGGGAAAATGAATGAGAGTGGGCAGAGGATCAGGGATGCACTTGCCTCGCACTTGAGCCGGGTAAGCTTGAGGTGA
- the LOC100246594 gene encoding calcium uptake protein, mitochondrial isoform X1, with protein MRWEELKVKPPSRRHPIPLLLPFFLTPGTMWMAPLRKSSPSIRRVLIAPSLFNKSDGSSRPLRYYGGSSYDEDKGPDSLLKMLVRWLSSGVLIVGPSLGFCYCSSSDATPLFSFADCSNVAASATQDHGLRHSDSPDSIPVKKPKYLFGDAYRKEVYFKYEKRMRMRSPPEKVFEYFASFRAPNGEVFMTPADLMRAVVPVFPPSESDYVRYGSLRGERVPSDLRYTASQFFMLFDTDNDGLISFPEYIFLVTLLSIPESSFSVAFKMFDLDNNGEIDREEFRRVMALMRSHNRQGAQHRDGLRIGLKVGGSVENGGLLEYFFGKDGKSCLKHEAFVQFLRDLHDEILQLEFAHYDCKSRGTISANDFALSMVASADMRHINKFLRRVDDLNDEPQLRDIRITLEEFKNFAELRKRLQPLSWAIFSYGKVNGQLTKGDFQRAACQVCGISLTDNVVDIIFHIFDANRDGSLSLDEFVRVLQRRERDTSQPREPGFMGLLSCWLSCTTNCSSGNIFLN; from the exons ATGCGTTGGGAAGAACTCAAGGTCAAACCTCCCAG CCGCCGACACCCCATCCCTCTTCTCCTACCTTTCTTTCTCACACCCGGTACCATGTGGATGGCACCTCTCAGAAAATCCTCACCCTCCATACGCCGAGTCTTGATTGCTCCTTCATTGTTCAACAAATCGGACGGCTCATCACGGCCACTGAGATATTACGGTGGGTCCAGCTACGACGAGGATAAGGGCCCAGACTCCTTACTCAAAATGTTGGTGAGATGGTTGTCATCAGGGGTCCTCATCGTTGGGCCTAGCCTCGGCTTTTGCTACTGTTCGTCTTCAGATGCGACCCCGCTTTTCTCATTCGCTGATTGCTCCAATGTGGCTGCATCCGCCACACAGGATCATGGTCTCCGACACTCTGATTCACCGGACTCCATTCCTGTCAAGAAACCCAAGTACCTCTTTGGAG ATGCATATAGGAAGGAGGTTTATTTTAAGTACGAAAAGCGCATGAGGATGAGAAGTCCCCCTGAAAAG GTTTTCGAGTACTTTGCATCCTTCCGAGCCCCTAATGGGGAGGTATTCATGACGCCCGCTGACTTAATGCGGGCAGTAGTTCCTGTATTTCCCCCGTCTGAATCAGATTATGTTAGATATGGGAGTCTCAGAGGGGAGAGGGTTCCTAGCGACTTACGTTACACCGCTTCACAATTTTTCATGCTTTTTGATACTGATAATGATGGACTTATATCTTTTCCCGA GTACATATTTTTGGTCACACTACTCAGCATTCCAGAGTCGAGCTTCTCTGTGGCGTTTAAAATGTTTGATCTTGACAATAATGG AGAGATAGACAGGGAGGAATTTAGGAGAGTGATGGCTTTGATGCGGAGCCACAATAGGCAAGGGGCTCAACACAGGGATGGGCTACGAATTGGGCTCAAAGTTGGGGGTTCAGTAGAGAATGGGGGTTTGCTGGAGTACTTTTTTGGCAAGGATGGCAAGTCATGCCTTAAGCACGAAGCATTTGTTCAATTCTTAAGAGATTTGCACGATGAG ATCTTACAATTAGAGTTCGCACATTATGATTGCAAGTCACGGGGAACCATCTCAGCCAATGATTTTGCCCTGTCCATGGTTGCATCTGCTGACATGAGGCATATAAACAAGTTTCTTCGCCGGGTTGATGACTTAAATGATGAACCACAACTCAGAGACATACGCATTACACTTGAAGAATTCAAGAATTTTGCAGAGCTACGTAAAAGATTGCAGCCCTTGTCTTGGGCAATTTTTAGTTATGGGAAAGTGAATGGGCAGTTGACAAAGGGAGATTTCCAAAGAGCTGCATGCCAA GTGTGTGGCATCTCCCTCACCGATAATGTGGTTGACATAATATTCCATATTTTTGATGCAAACCGCGATGGGAGCTTAAGTTTGGATGAGTTTGTAAGAGTTCTACAAAGAAGGGAAAGGGACACCTCACAACCGAGGGAGCCAGGGTTCATGGGATTGCTATCTTGCTGGTTAAGCTGTACAACAAACTGCTCCTCTGGCaacatttttcttaattga
- the LOC100246594 gene encoding calcium uptake protein, mitochondrial isoform X2: MRWEELKVKPPSRRHPIPLLLPFFLTPGTMWMAPLRKSSPSIRRVLIAPSLFNKSDGSSRPLRYYGGSSYDEDKGPDSLLKMLVRWLSSGVLIVGPSLGFCYCSSSDATPLFSFADCSNVAASATQDHGLRHSDSPDSIPVKKPKYLFGDAYRKEVYFKYEKRMRMRSPPEKVFEYFASFRAPNGEVFMTPADLMRAVVPVFPPSESDYVRYGSLRGERVPSDLRYTASQFFMLFDTDNDGLISFPEYIFLVTLLSIPESSFSVAFKMFDLDNNGEIDREEFRRVMALMRSHNRQGAQHRDGLRIGLKVGGSVENGGLLEYFFGKDGKSCLKHEAFVQFLRDLHDEEMIIPIP, translated from the exons ATGCGTTGGGAAGAACTCAAGGTCAAACCTCCCAG CCGCCGACACCCCATCCCTCTTCTCCTACCTTTCTTTCTCACACCCGGTACCATGTGGATGGCACCTCTCAGAAAATCCTCACCCTCCATACGCCGAGTCTTGATTGCTCCTTCATTGTTCAACAAATCGGACGGCTCATCACGGCCACTGAGATATTACGGTGGGTCCAGCTACGACGAGGATAAGGGCCCAGACTCCTTACTCAAAATGTTGGTGAGATGGTTGTCATCAGGGGTCCTCATCGTTGGGCCTAGCCTCGGCTTTTGCTACTGTTCGTCTTCAGATGCGACCCCGCTTTTCTCATTCGCTGATTGCTCCAATGTGGCTGCATCCGCCACACAGGATCATGGTCTCCGACACTCTGATTCACCGGACTCCATTCCTGTCAAGAAACCCAAGTACCTCTTTGGAG ATGCATATAGGAAGGAGGTTTATTTTAAGTACGAAAAGCGCATGAGGATGAGAAGTCCCCCTGAAAAG GTTTTCGAGTACTTTGCATCCTTCCGAGCCCCTAATGGGGAGGTATTCATGACGCCCGCTGACTTAATGCGGGCAGTAGTTCCTGTATTTCCCCCGTCTGAATCAGATTATGTTAGATATGGGAGTCTCAGAGGGGAGAGGGTTCCTAGCGACTTACGTTACACCGCTTCACAATTTTTCATGCTTTTTGATACTGATAATGATGGACTTATATCTTTTCCCGA GTACATATTTTTGGTCACACTACTCAGCATTCCAGAGTCGAGCTTCTCTGTGGCGTTTAAAATGTTTGATCTTGACAATAATGG AGAGATAGACAGGGAGGAATTTAGGAGAGTGATGGCTTTGATGCGGAGCCACAATAGGCAAGGGGCTCAACACAGGGATGGGCTACGAATTGGGCTCAAAGTTGGGGGTTCAGTAGAGAATGGGGGTTTGCTGGAGTACTTTTTTGGCAAGGATGGCAAGTCATGCCTTAAGCACGAAGCATTTGTTCAATTCTTAAGAGATTTGCACGATGAG GAGATGATCATACCAATCCCATGA
- the LOC100251733 gene encoding uncharacterized protein LOC100251733, translating into MDWFSWLSKTDLEPSLTYEYGLAFARNELQEEDVVHFNHEFLQSMGISVAKHRLEILKLAKKESGERHNTLSGLLQVISKAKRSFAKCVTKLAFHGDSARSPLPISTSCQGSWRGVLSRKHDSSMELKQGALLLTDGTSAKASGPSDERKLLPITRPSLSGPLNVRVMQDRMLTNGSPRLSGPINGRIMQERMLTNGSPRLSRPLDATSRSPRLSGPLDRRVHDRSRFTNRSPNLSGPLDGRAQERMPSIANRSPIVSRAVDGRAQEILRTPYRGRSVSGPQDGRMPEGNRPNRSPRLSGPLEGRAMGLDKEKIEGVDGYDSIWATMFQDMKPT; encoded by the coding sequence ATGGACTGGTTCTCCTGGTTATCCAAAACTGACCTCGAGCCTTCACTTACTTACGAATATGGCCTCGCTTTTGCTCGCAATGAGCTCCAAGAAGAGGATGTGGTTCATTTCAATCACGAATTCCTCCAGAGTATGGGCATCTCTGTGGCCAAACACAGGCTTGAGATCCTCAAGCTTGCTAAGAAGGAAAGTGGGGAGCGACACAATACTCTTTCCGGTCTTCTTCAGGTAATCAGCAAAGCCAAGAGGAGCTTCGCCAAGTGTGTTACCAAATTGGCTTTTCATGGGGATTCAGCTCGTTCACCGCTTCCGATTTCGACTTCTTGCCAGGGTTCATGGAGGGGGGTATTGTCAAGGAAGCATGACAGTTCGATGGAGCTCAAGCAAGGGGCGCTGCTGCTCACGGATGGGACCAGCGCAAAAGCATCTGGGCCTTCCGATGAGAGGAAGTTGCTGCCAATTACGAGACCAAGCTTATCTGGGCCTTTGAATGTGAGGGTCATGCAAGATAGGATGCTCACAAATGGCAGCCCTAGGTTATCTGGGCCTATTAATGGAAGGATCATGCAGGAGAGAATGCTCACAAACGGGAGCCCAAGATTGTCTCGGCCCCTGGATGCGACAAGCAGGAGCCCAAGGTTATCAGGGCCTCTGGACCGAAGGGTACATGACAGATCGCGGTTCACAAATAGAAGCCCAAACCTATCTGGGCCACTGGATGGAAGGGCCCAAGAGAGGATGCCCAGTATTGCAAACAGAAGCCCAATAGTGTCTAGGGCTGTGGATGGAAGAGCCCAAGAGATATTGAGGACCCCTTATAGGGGCAGAAGCGTATCCGGGCCTCAGGATGGAAGGATGCCAGAGGGGAACCGGCCAAACAGGAGCCCAAGGCTATCGGGGCCTCTGGAGGGAAGGGCCATGGGCCTCGACAAGGAAAAGATTGAAGGAGTGGATGGATATGATTCAATATGGGCCACCATGTTTCAAGATATGAAGCCCACTTGA
- the LOC100251745 gene encoding protein NUCLEAR FUSION DEFECTIVE 4, whose protein sequence is MVTLKAGSRPPWVGLGAAVWVQIASGNAYTFPLYSHSLKSVLGFNQHQLTMLGVANDIGENVGLLPGVVCNKFPPWVVLSIGAFACFLGYGVLWLALSRTLLSLPFWLLWFALCVATNSSAWLSTSVLVTNMRNFPLSRGTVAGILKGYGGLSAAVYTEIYTTTLHKSSSELLMFLALGVPLICFTMMYFIRPCTPASGEDSAQHGHFLFTQAASVVLGSYLLTTTILNDIFSLSAPISYTFLAAMVLLLMAPLAIPIKMTLNPTNRSKSGMLNQPVGSSESMLQGEENADKTEPLLTPSSSTASLGSFHKNDCVSEIDMLLAEGEGAVKKKRRPRRGEDFKFTEALVKVDFWLLFLVYFAGVGSGVTVLNNLAQIGIAQGVHNTTMLLCLFSFCNFLGRLGGGAVSEHFLRSKTIPRTIWMTCTQVIMVITYLLFASALDGTLYAATALLGICYGVQFSIMVPTVSELFGLKHFGIFYNFMSLGNPLGAFLFSGLLAGFVYDNEAAKQQGMNLLNSSVSCLGPNCFRLTFLVLAGVCGVGSILSIILTMRIRPVYQMLYSGGSFRLPQNSDH, encoded by the exons ATGGTGACACTGAAAGCAGGAAGCAGACCGCCATGGGTGGGTTTGGGAGCTGCAGTTTGGGTACAGATTGCATCAGGCAATGCCTACACCTTTCCTCTCTACTCCCATTCTCTTAAATCCGTTTTGGGATTCAACCAGCACCAGCTCACCATGCTCGGCGTCGCCAACGACATCGGCGAGAACGTTGGCCTTCTACCGGGCGTTGTCTGCAACAAGTTCCCTCCTTGGGTTGTTCTTTCGATCGGTGCTTTTGCCTGCTTCCTTGGGTATGGTGTTCTTTGGCTTGCCTTGAGCCGTACTCTTCTGTCCTTACCTTTTTGGTTG TTATGGTTTGCACTTTGTGTTGCCACCAACAGTAGTGCTTGGTTGAGCACATCTGTGCTTGTGACCAACATGAGAAACTTCCCTCTCAGTCGGGGCACAGTAGCAGGCATTCTCAAAGGTTATGGGGGCCTCAGTGCTGCAGTATATACTGAAATTTACACCACAACACTTCACAAATCCTCGTCCGAGCTTTTGATGTTCCTTGCCCTTGGTGTTCCTCTTATATGTTTCACCATGATGTATTTCATCAGGCCTTGTACTCCAGCTTCTGGGGAAGACTCTGCACAGCATGGCCATTTTCTTTTTACTCAGGCTGCCAGTGTTGTGCTCGGCTCATATCTTCTCACAACTACAATATTGAatgatatattttctttaagtGCTCCAATTTCCTATACTTTTCTTGCTGCAATGGTTCTCCTTCTCATGGCTCCACTAGCAATTCCTATAAAGATGACCTTGAACCCCACAAATCGCAGCAAATCAGGGATGCTCAACCAACCAGTTGGGTCTTCAGAAAGTATGCTTCAAGGAGAGGAAAATGCAGACAAAACAGAACCATTGCTGACACCATCTTCGTCAACAGCAAGCCTTGGAAGTTTTCACAAGAATGACTGTGTGTCAGAGATAGATATGCTCCTTGCTGAGGGAGAGGGGGCagtgaagaaaaagagaagaccCCGAAGAGGGGAAGACTTCAAGTTCACTGAAGCTTTAGTCAAGGTTGATTTCTGGCTTCTGTTCTTAGTCTACTTTGCTGGTGTGGGTTCTGGGGTAACTGTTCTCAATAACCTGGCCCAGATAGGGATTGCACAAGGTGTGCATAACACCACAATGTTGTTATGTCTCTTCAGCTTTTGTAATTTCTTGGGCCGTCTTGGTGGAGGTGCTGTTTCTGAACATTTTCTCAG GTCAAAAACAATCCCTCGGACAATTTGGATGACATGCACTCAAGTAATTATGGTCATTACATACCTGCTGTTTGCTTCTGCTCTTGATGGTACCCTCTATGCTGCAACTGCATTACTTGGGATCTGCTATGGTGTTCAATTTTCTATCATGGTCCCGACTGTCTCTGAGCTTTTTGGCTTGAAgcattttggtattttttacaatttcatGTCGCTGGGGAATCCTCTTGGTGCCTTTCTATTCTCTGGTCTCCTTGCAGGGTTTGTGTATGATAATGAGGCAGCAAAGCAGCAAGGAATGAATCTACTCAATTCAAGTGTCTCTTGCTTGGGTCCAAATTGTTTTAGACTCACCTTCCTGGTTCTGGCTGGTGTCTGTGGTGTGGGCTCCATCCTGAGCATAATTCTGACCATGAGAATCAGACCTGTTTACCAAATGTTATATTCAGGAGGCTCCTTCAGGCTACCTCAAAATTCAGATCATTGA
- the LOC100852953 gene encoding uncharacterized protein LOC100852953 — protein sequence MAASSRRSSGPVLGSFSRSGKFNSSPIPSSSSSAFASSSSGFSSRTTGFFQRSASRTKVNLYGSAPSSPSVRFSLDRPISPSRSISATPRTQVVKKHTNPLSAPSTPKRSCMCSPTTHPGSFRCSLHKGFNNHSAPYSSNRLNARRSAMTNSLVRIGTVEGDLVKRALAALIRPSSHQQRRRSGFQPRPSRLSNMSKAEDL from the coding sequence atggcggCTTCCTCTAGAAGATCGAGCGGACCAGTACTAGGGTCATTCTCTCGTTCTGGAAAATTCAACTCTTCGCCCATTCCCTCCTCATCTTCCTCTGCCTTCGCTTCCTCAAGCTCCGGTTTCTCTTCCCGAACCACCGGTTTCTTTCAAAGATCGGCGTCCCGCACCAAGGTCAACCTCTATGGATCTGCTCCCTCATCACCTTCCGTACGATTCTCCCTAGACCGTCCCATATCTCCCAGTCGATCCATCTCCGCCACTCCCCGCACTCAGGTCGTGAAGAAGCACACCAATCCTTTGTCGGCGCCCTCGACTCCGAAGCGTAGTTGTATGTGCTCGCCTACAACACATCCTGGCTCCTTCCGATGCAGTCTCCACAAAGGTTTCAACAATCACTCCGCTCCCTACTCCTCCAACCGGCTCAACGCTCGGAGATCAGCGATGACGAATTCGCTGGTCAGAATCGGGACCGTCGAGGGAGACTTGGTGAAGAGGGCTTTGGCTGCTCTGATCCGACCATCGTCTCACCAGCAACGCCGGCGATCGGGTTTCCAGCCAAGGCCCAGCCGACTCTCCAACATGTCGAAAGCCGAGGATTTGTGA